tatatttccagGTACTTTTTAGTTGTTCTGAGTggcatcctttttaaaattacatttccaaattcattgctgatgtatagaaatgctaaTTTGggtgtattgatttttttaaatgtttatttatttactgagagagagagagagagagagagagagagagagagaatcccaaacaggctccacgctgtcagcgcagagcttgacgtagggctcgatcctgtgaaccgtgagatcatgacctgagccgagatcaggagtctgACGCcttaccaactaagccacccaggtgcccctggtgtattgatttttgtatctagCAGTCTTCCTTATCTTTTAACTCCCATAGTTTGTACATTCAGTTGGAAGTGAATCAGTGAATGCCATACTGTGAAGGCAGTCTTATCTCCATTGAAGGCAACAAGGACAATTTTGtgctcttttccaatttttttccgtAAATCaagttaggacttccagtagtagTAAGAGTGgatatcctatttttttttttttctgcttttagtgAAAATGCTTCTGAGGTTTTAGTATGATGTGTTTCTGATATTTCCTTACAGATTAACgaaattctcttctatttctggtttaagagtttttattatgattgTCTATTGAATTTTGTCATGCTGTGTACCCATATGGTGATCaagtgatttttctcctttgatgtGTTCATACAAATGACATTAGATTTCTAATACGAAGCACTTAAACTGTGTGGCCCATTCAGACCATCATTTGGTGATGcgctctgttttgttcactgcacCTTCATGCGTTTTAGTCTTGTCTTTCTAGAGTAGACCATAAATTCCAGGGGAAGCAGCAGCATACCTTATATTTAGATTTCCCAAGCACATGGCACTTAGGcaatactattttatttcatttatttaattagatATTCCTCTTTTGCCTGATGACTTCTCTCAGATATTCATAAGATACTTGAATATTTGAATCAGCTTCTTTGAGAACAGGCCGACTGGTTCTACCTGATAGACCTCTTTCCGGAATGTTACAGCTAACTTTTTCATGAATGTCCCAATTTAATTCACTGGCTCAATTGAAGAATTaacagccgccccccccccccacctcccgtgaccccccgccccgccctttCTTTCTCTAAGGAAAATTATTGAGTATAAAATCGAGCTTACATCTTAAAAATGCACTTCTCTGTGGTTGCAGTAGAGAAGCCATAGGTTATATCCTCAGCAGAGTTTTGTTTTAATGGATAGAATGTGGGTTTTATTATTACTTGAAGCAGCTGTGAAACACAGTTGATAATTTCTCCACAACAAGTCTTAAATGTTTAAAGACTAAGGTACAAaaaaggtggattttttttttgcctccttgaAATGGAGCAGTCTTCAGACAGGTTCTCTAGGTGTGTAGATTAAACtgagaaattggggcacctgggtggctcagtcggttggacgtctggcttcggctcaggtcatgatctcctggttcgtgaattcgagccccgcatagcgctctgtactgacagctcagagcctggagcccgctttggatcctctgtcccccccccccctctttctctgctccttcactgctcatgtgtactctctctctcaaaaataagtaaaaaaacattaaaaaatatgtaaaaaataatttaaactgagAAAATTATCAGCATATCTTTTATTAATGCTAGATAATGtatacttttggttttattgtcaATGTGTAGCTTTTCTCATCTGAgaccataaaatatttttgggtATCCTTTTGAATGCTAGTTGTAGctatatttgctaaataaaatgagattatttctattattatttatttttaatgagattacTTTTAGGTTTCTGAAACCCTTGTCAGTAAATACGAgatggttcagattctgtgtcataACTTGGGTTTGAAAATGTGATTTGATGAGTCCTCTTTCAGACTTGTTGGGTAGTGTTCAGTCTGGGTTACTGCCAGGTGCCATCCTCAGGTCAAAACTGTAGCTTTATGTGCTGACAGACATAACTTTCTGATTGGGGAAGGGGTTGAGCAGCAAATGATGAGTCAGATTGCTTCGGAGTTTGCTTACTTGTTTTTAAGACTTAGTGCTTGTTGGTGTTGATGCACCCTTGTGACTAACCTGCTTATGTGTCCTTACATAAAAAAAGTTGATTTGCTGTGGTGTTCATATACAGAGCCACCAGTTGATGGCAGTGGTCCTCATTTTTTTCACTGtaatgtttccattatttttaagcatttgtcCAGTCTGGAAACCTTGAAGttgtctttgatttcctgttttatcCCTTGTGGCTGATATTTTACCACATCTTATTGacgtttaatatattttttaaaatatttatttatttttgggagagcgcaagccggggaggggcagagagagggggacagaggatccaaagtgggctctgccctgacaggctgacaggctgatgagcctgatatggggctcgaactcacgaaccgggagatcatgacctgagcccaggtcagacACTcattcgactgagccacctaggcaccccgaattcagtggtttgttttgttttggtttggtttttgtttttttttgttttttgtttttttgtatgttcATAGAGTTATGCGGCCATCGCGGCTATCTAATTTTGTATCTAGTATTTCGTTGTCCCAAAAAGAAACTGCATACTCATTAGCAttcatttctcattcttctcttccACAGCCCTGGACAACCACtagtttattttgtgtttttatggatttgcctattctggacagtTCCTTTAAGTGGAGTCATATAATAGGTGGTCTTTTCCAACTGCCTTTCACTAAGTATAATGAtatcaaggttcatccatgttgcagtgTGAATcagtccttcattcctttttgtggctgaataatattatgttgtatggatataccacattttgttaatcCTTTCACCCGTTTATAGCACTTCGGTTGTTTGTAACTTGGCTATTACGAGTAATCCTGCTGTGAACGTTTGCTGGTTTTTGTGTAGAtgtatgtttcatttctcttgcataTGTACCCTAAAATAGAATTGCTGCATCCGACAGTAACTCTGTGCTCAACTTCTTGAGGAATTGCTaaactggtttccaaagtggctgtaccctCAGCAGTCGATGAACGTTCcacattctccacatccttttcaAAACCTGTTCATCTTTTGTGTTAAAGTCCTCTAGTGGGCACAGTGTGgcacctcattgtggttttgatttgcatttccttgatgactagtgacactgagcatcttttcatgtgctcattgctCATGTGTATCTATCTGATTTGGAGAAGTGACTGTCAGATCCTCTGCTGATTTTTaagttgggttgtctttttattatttagtcACCAGGATTCTTATATTCTAGATGTAAGTCCCTTATTGAtaagtgatttgcaaatattttattccattctattgggttgtcttttcatttttgtgatgGTATTCtttgaaacaaacatttttaattttgataaagtcccaatttatctttttttttttttttttttggtcacttttgcttttggtgtcatatctaagaaaccatcgCCTGATGCAGATCTTGAAGATGTGTTCCTGAGTGTTCTTACAAGAGTTTTATGGTTCTAGCGTTCACATTTAGATCTTGACCCTTCTCAGATAGTTTTTGTTTATGATGTAAGGTAAGGGTCCATATTCACTCTTTGGCATGTAGATATCCCGTTGTCCTAGCATTGTTTATTGAATGTATGAGCACCTGTGTTAAAAATCacctggtgcctgggtggctcagtgatccattgttggttttggctcaggtcaagatcttgtggctttgtgaggtcaagccccatgtcaggctctgcgctggcagcatgaaacctgcttgggagtctgtctccctttctctgcccgtccccaactcgcgctatctctgtctctctcaaagtaaacttaaaaaaaaaaattaaattaaaaatatgttttaaaaaatcacttgacCATAAAGGTGAAAGGTTTTCCTGGACTGTCCATTCTGTTTTGTTGCTTAccgttgatttttattttattattgttattttaagttttcattcattttttaattccagtatagttaacatagagtgttatattgctttcaagtgtacaatatagtgattcagcaattctgtacaatactcagtgctcatcaagataagtgcaCTCTGAGgcttcacctatttcccccatttcccccacccacctcctccctggtaaccatctttttgttctctatagttaagaaccTGTTTGGGGGATCatcattgatttttaagaaaaacaattcagtCACATTTGCTTCTGTCCTCTCTGCTGCCACACGAATCTGGGCCTTCCATGACCTGCACTTACTCATTATTCAGCCTTTTTTGTGTAGAGCTGCTGGTTGAATACTTCTGAAAGCAGTGGTTTCATCACGTTGCTGCTGGTAGAGGGTAGCCGTTGGTGTTCCACCAAGATCGCATGCGAACTAAACTCCTTTGCCTGTTTCTTGAGGTTCCCTCAGCCAGCCCTACCCAAGTCTCCAtacttaacttcttttttttttttttttttttttgggacagagagagacagagcatgaacgggggaggggcagagagagagggagacacagaatcggaaacaggctccaggctccgagccatcagcccagagcctgactcggggctcgaactcacggaccgcgagatcgtgacctggctgaagtcggacgctcaaccgactgcgccacccaggcgccccatccatacTTAACTTCTATTTCTAAATTCAAATCATCTTCTAATCAATTCTGTTTCTCTTAGGTATCACATCTTCATATTTTATGCCTTGATTCTCCACATTCAGTTCCCTTCCCAGTTTAAAAGATAACACTTTCTCAGCATAATTAGAGACTATAATAACAAGTTGAGGTACCTTGATCTCTTTCAGATACAGTTTCGTAGAAGAATCACTTCTCTGTCATTCATTTGGCCACTTAATGCATGACCCAGTTCTGGTTTGTCCTGCCTCTGTTACAGTCAAGGTCCTGTACTGGGTGTTGCCTTCAGTTGTTTTGTAACTGTTTTGTTTATATGTAGCTTTTCTTCCTATACATTGTACAAACTCTTTGAGAGTGTAGAGACATTTTATAATCCTTTCACAGGGCTGAATATGAATGTACATTCAGTATGTAAGGGTCTTTGATCTTTTAATCAAAACTTTGGGGACCAGATGTATTGGgagatgtttttaagattttagaaaGGTTTAAGCTGCATATACCTTGTTACTTAACAGCCCAGTAGCACTCTGGGATAGCCTCTGTTATgacatacattaaaatatttcctgttaCGCCTATTCTCCAGTGGGGTGTAGGGCAGGATCATATGTTTAAAGATTGCTTTTTCTGTAGCAAAAAGTGAGTTTCCACACTGAATGTGATAGAGAGACTATAAATAGTCTCatatcagttcaggtcaggtGTGATTTTGCTGCCAAATGAGTTACAGTGAAACAGTTTGAGTAGAGTTTGAGTTTCAGAATTGTGGGTAAGGGATTGTGGAGGGACGTGGGTTCTAAGTGTAAGGTGTAATTATAGAGCAGGGACACGCTGTCTCCTCTAATGTGTGGGGACCCAGGCCGGTCTGGACTTCCCTCCTTGATTCTTTGCTGCAGCCTTTTCCTCCCACCCATTTGTCCTTTGACCAATTCGCTCATGCCACTCCTCTGTCCCCAGATCCCTGgtgttttgccatttttttgtCCCCAGTGTGCTTGTGGGAAGAAGCTACATATTCCTAAAGTCTCAAGATGATTGCAGAAAGGATGTAATAGTAATTCATTTAGTGTCAAGCTTGGGAAGCCGtcacttttcttttccctgcaCTACCTTCTCTTCTGTGCATTGAACACAATGGGGGACCAGTGATGTGGAGGGGGCACCATGGGGGTGGCATACAGCCATCTGGATGGACTCCTGGCAAGGCAGCCAGGTCTTGGCCTGGATGAAGTTAAGCAATCTTGGCCTGCAGAGAGGTTTCCGATTCATTCAAGACCTTCTGTAATCTGACTCCAATCTAACTTTGTCAGATTAATGAGTCACCATTGCTCAGAttgagattttatgtttttatatttcttatgaatttttttctgtgtaaactTGCCTATTGAGCATCCCATGAAGAACATATAACTGCTTTTCTGGCTTCATGCATTTCcctcaacatttttctttaaaaaaaaaaattttttttaatccttatttatttttgagagagaaagagagagacagagacagagaacatgagcaggggaggggcagagagagaggaagacacagaatctgaagcaggcttccggctctgagctgtcagcacagagcccaacgcggggcttgaactcatggaccacgagatcatgacctgagccgaagttggacgcttaaccaactgagccacacacaggcgcccctcaaacattTCTCTTATTATGTGACATTTCTCTTATGTATGTAATTTTACAACATCCCAGTGATAGACTGGGCAGTATTCTGAAACTGGAATTGGACATGACTTGTCTAGAAGCCCAtagtttttgttgtgttttaaaatgaCTGCTCTTTTTTCACGTGCCTAATGGCTGGTGACCTTGCCAAAAGGAAGCCACATTAGATAtgccatatttattttgagacacacagggTAAGAACCAGGAAGCCTCAAATGTTGGAGCTGGAAGGAACATTGGTGGTATgttttatagatcaggaaacaAATCAGCTAAAGATACACAGCTAGATAGTGATAGAATCAgaacttatttttcttgaaaatttgcAACTTTATGTTTCCTCTGCTTGGTTGCTTGGTGTTAGagctaaaattttcatttgattttttttctcatcttctaaGTAAATTTAATACTCTTTCTGGATTTGGAAAACCTCTATCTGGTTTCAACgcacagaagtgaaaaaaaaatcattttgcttcTTGGTACCACCTTGGTAAAACTATGTTTTCACAAGACGTGTCTTAATTAATCAAATGATTAGAAAATTGGTCTATGATTAGAGATTGGATAGCCTCATTTATGCTTAATTTAACTAACAACAAACCAATTTAAAGTGTGCTTTTGGTGTTTAAAGCTCAGTAAGGCTGTATTCTGTTTCCCCATATATATATCTCTAACTTGAAGACAAGGTTAGATCACACCATTTAGAACTGGTGGTGATAAGTGCCACACTTTTTCTGTTAACCTCTGCTGTGTATTGAATAGGAGCAACACTGATTATAGAAAatggtgggaaaaaaagaaaaaccagatgcCAGTTTGAatttatgaaattagaaattaggtGTCCCATTGGAGGGGCTTAAttgttggaggaaaaaaacccagggAATTACAGATCATCATTAGAACTCAGAGTTTAAGGAGCTTTGGTTCTTTTGTTGTCAGTGGAGTGCTTTAAGTTTTCATGaaatggttttgttgttgttgttgaagaaaCCAGTCACCCGATGGGTTACACATTTATAGTTCTCTAAAAATCATGCCTGTCTCTTCTCACTGagaaagagctggggaggggacgtGTGCTCCCCGTAGGTGGGAAGTGCTCTGCCCATTAGGTCCCATCCAGGCAGAGTGCTCTCAGTTGGATGTTGGAGTTTCCTATGCTGTTCTCTCATGATATATCTTTGTTTGTGAGTGTGAATCTAATTTAGGTTGTTCTGTGTTTCTTTGTTGTGAATGACCCTGAAAAAGTCCCTTCACTAACTATCCTGGGTCTCACATTCCACTTGAAATAAGAAGAGATTGAACTGTGaaaatctcttcattttctaAGATTCTACCATTTAGCTGAGTACTTTTTTAAATCAGATATTTTTCGTTTAATGTAACAAGAAGTAAcaaaccaaagaagaaagaaagacaaaaaacaaattacTTTCAACAACAAAGTCATCACTTTGGCTTGGGTTTCTAGAACTGACAGTCAAGTGTTTATGGAGGTTGTGAGGGGACAGGGAGAATCTAGGGTAGATTTGCTCAGTGCTACCATTTATTCTCACTTCTGTATGCTCCTTAACGTTTTGGGAGAGTATTTCTATGTTATTTTACAGAAGGAAACAGTCTCACACTACCTAGCCCTAGGCAGGACACAGGGGTCGTTAACTGTCCTGAGCTCCTTAGACTGTTGTCTTTATAGTTTGGTTTGGTCTCAGGTGGCACAGAACTTCGTATCCAGTGTAACTCTTCCTGTTCTACTCTTTCAGCTTGGATTTACTTTTGGCAACGTGGTTGGAATGTATCTGGCCCAGAACTATGACGTAAGTGACCATATCTGTGTCCTCCCGTAATTTGTAGTGACTTGTCTTTGTTGAAGTCAGGCATGCCTTCCAGCGTAAATGAAGTCCGTAGGTCTCGGGAAAATGTCCTGAGTTTTGTAGAAggattttctgtttgaaaaatacACCTCACAAAAGCATCTGTCTCCGTATCACCACAAGAGGGCAAAATCTCATCAATTTAGATGGTCTTATGATCCTGAGCTGTGCTGGTTGGCCCAGAATAATTAACTACTGACTTAGAGTCTTCTTATATAGTTCTGTGGACAATTATGTGATAAGTGGAAATGTAAGAGTAATTGGATCATCTTTTCAGTTACATCAGACACATTTTGTAGAAGGGGAAGTGGAAAAGCAGGTGACAAAACTGCCCATACATGGGGCCTCTGGAAAGGTTGttttaaagagagggaaaggaaggaagaggtgggaagagggaaggaagggaaatatgTTAACTTTTGATTTGTCTGTGGTGAAGCTATTAGTGtgacaaaagaaattttttgtCAACCTTCACTTGAGTTACATGGTTTTCTAGGCAGgaactttattaatttatatcgCCTTTATTGTTCGTATGCACAACTTCTATTTGGCAGTGGATTGAGGTGGTCAGTGAGTATATAAAAGTAGAAGTCAGAATTTAGCTTCTGAGGAGGGAACATACTTCAGTTTATAGCTTCGAGATCCTTCTTATGCAGCCATGAGGCCAAGTCGctttcagaggaaaataaagacttaaCAACAGCCCTTTGTTGTaggaggaagagaagtaaaagaGTATCAATTAGGTAGCTGCAAAATTATaatcatcttttttctctttaaagatacCAAATCTGGCtaaaaaacttgaagaaattaaaaaggacttGGATGCCAAGAAGAAACCCCCTAGTTCATGAGGCGGACCCAGCACTGCTTTCTGGATAGACCGATTCTGCTCTTCTTGAGGCCTCCTTATCATCTGAACcaaaaagcttttgttttaaatttcagcctCAGCAGTCTTCCTCTCTGCTAGATCCTTTGCTGCCTGAGAGCAACAGTTGAGGCTTCGCATTCAGAACTACCCTTTTCCAGcatcctccccccttcccttcctccttccagccACTTGGGACGGCCTGAGACTGGAATTATGGTGCTTGATTAGTAAACGTGACCTCTCCTTTATTCTTTGGGGTTTCTagtgttttctaaagaaaaattgaTGAGTTTTGTATGGCTGATCAGATTTCACAGTCTAACAATTATAATGGGTGTTTAAACATTTGTTACTAAATTATGTTGTTTCACGGTAATTGAAATTAAAGTCCAGAAGCCACTTACTCCTGAATTATCCTCTTACTGTATACTGTTATCAGCCAGCTCCGTAGCTGCTAATTTAATCATTAATCGATTTGCTACATTGACTGAGAAACTATATCCTGAGAACCCTGTCAGGAACTAgggagtttaaaaatatgtaaaataatggcCTTTATCCTCTGTGAAATTCAGTCAAGTATGCATGTTTTTCCATAATGATGTCTTTGATTCGACACTTTTCTCTCAAAAGAATCCTCCTATTTTAAGGGATTATAGGTGCATTTGATGTTACATGATGGATAAATGATAAGTTGTCTGTAAAGGAAATATTACGccttttcacattaaaaaaatgtatttacatta
The Panthera uncia isolate 11264 chromosome A2, Puncia_PCG_1.0, whole genome shotgun sequence genome window above contains:
- the STMP1 gene encoding short transmembrane mitochondrial protein 1 encodes the protein MLQFLLGFTFGNVVGMYLAQNYDIPNLAKKLEEIKKDLDAKKKPPSS